CAACATCTCCAATAGCCGCCGCGAGGTCACCTCGGACGAAGTTCGCAAGCAGCATGAAGCGGCCGATCGGAAGATCGGCGACGTGCAAGGTCGACTCGACGACATCTATCGTCAGCTGGTCGACAAGTTGCCGGAAGATCAGCGGCGAGACGCTCGCAACCCGAAGAAGCGTCGTGAGTTCGCGAAGAAGATCGACGAGCTGCTCCCGGCGCAAAGCGAACAATACGCCAAGCTGCGGGAGGAACTGCAAGCCGCTCGCAACGAGAAGAACAAGCTGCCGCCGCGTCAATTTGCGATGGCGGTCAACAAGGCGCTCAATCCGCCGCCGTCGACCCACATCATGATGCGAGGCAACCCGCACGTGCCGGGCGACGAAGTGCAGCCGGGCTTCCCGGAGATCTTCGACGCGCCGGAACCGGAGATTGTTCCGCCGGCCGATGGCGAAACCTCGGGGCGTCGTTTGGCGCTGGCCAAATGGATCGCTTCGCCAGACAACATGCTGACGTCGCGGGTGATGGTCAATCGCTTCTGGCAACATCACTTCGGCCGCGGCATCGTCCGCTCGACCGACAACTTCGGCCAGCTCGGCAACCAGCCGACCCATCCGAAGCTGCTCGACTGGCTGGCTCTCGAGTTCGTCGATAGCGGCTGGAGCATGAAGAAAATGCACAAGCTGATCATGATGTCGCACACCTATCAGATGTCGTCGGCCGGTACCGCAGAAGGCCTGGCGAAAGATCCGGCGAACGATCTGATGTGGCGTCACGACATGCGTCGTCTGTCGGCCGAAGAGATTTACGACTCGTTGCTGGTCGCCAACGGCACCTTCAATGACAAGATGTATGGGCCCAGCTACTACCCGAAAGTTTCGGACGAAGTGAAAGCGGGTCAGTCGCAGCCGGGCTCGGGTTGGCACGACTCGTCGGAAGAAGAACGTGATCGCCGCGCGATTTACATCTTCGTCAAGCGTTCGCTGATTCCGCCGATGCTGGCCAACTACGACTTCCCCGAAACCGACGCTTTGTGCCCAGAACGTTTCGCCACGACGCAGCCGGCCCAGGCGCTGGGGATGCTAAATGGCGCGTTCCTGAATGAGCAAGCCAAAGAGTTTGGCGACGTGTTGCGGAAGGTAGCCCCGGGCGACGTGCGTCAGCAAGTTGCGTTATCGATTGAAAAAGGACTGGGACGTGCGGCGACCGAAGCCGACATCCAATCTGGCGAACAATTGATCGCCAAGCTGAAAGAGAAGCATTCGTTGAGCGACGATCGAGCCCTTGATCTCTACTGCTTGATGGTGCTGAACTTGAACGAATTCATTTTTATTGACTAGCCAAACTGCTTTGCGGCGGCGATCGCTGTGATCGCCGTCACCAACGCAGGAAGGGAGTGACATACGATGGCCAATTCATCACACGGCGACTTTTGCGGTCGGACGCGGCGCGAGTTCCTTTGGGAAGCAGGCGGTAAGTTTACCGGCCTCGCCCTGACGTCGATGCTGGCGCAAGATGGCTTCCTGACGAGCCAAGCGATGGGCTCGGAGTCGGGCAGCACGTTCCGGAACCCGCTGGCGGCGAAGCAACCGCACTTTCCGGCCAAGGCGAAGAGCGTCATCTTCCTGTTCATGTATGGCGGACCGAGCCACATGGACACATTCGATTACAAGCCGAAGCTGTATCCGCTGGATGGCAAGACCGTGCCGGTGAAAACCAAAGGTCGCGGCGGCGCCAAGAACAAAGGTCGCGTCGTTGGTCCGAAGTGGAAATTCAAGCAATATGGCGAGTCGGGGCAGTGGGTCTCGGACCTCTTCCCGAACCTGGCCACGTGCGTCGACGACATCGCTTT
This region of Blastopirellula retiformator genomic DNA includes:
- a CDS encoding PSD1 and planctomycete cytochrome C domain-containing protein codes for the protein MQLRRFIPKLILPLVCLSALSATSYGQDEVDYARDIQPLLAKRCYSCHGPGEGESGLQIDTREGALSEADSGMAAIVPGKPDESELLRRVMSTDEFEVMPPEGKPLKKEEIDLLRQWISEGAEWKKHWAFEKPEPHTPPEVKHADLVENPIDNFVLNRLEKNGLEPNPKANRRTLIRRAYYDITGLPPSYEKIEAFAADESPDAYEKLVDRLLAMPQYGERWGRHWLDLVRFAETNSFERDGDKPDAWKYRDYVIRSLNEDKPYDQFLIEQLAGDELPNATPESIIATGYYRLGVWDDEPADPLQGEYDHYDDLVNTTGKAMLGLTINCSRCHDHKIDPIPQADYYKLVALMRDVAPYGARGNISNSRREVTSDEVRKQHEAADRKIGDVQGRLDDIYRQLVDKLPEDQRRDARNPKKRREFAKKIDELLPAQSEQYAKLREELQAARNEKNKLPPRQFAMAVNKALNPPPSTHIMMRGNPHVPGDEVQPGFPEIFDAPEPEIVPPADGETSGRRLALAKWIASPDNMLTSRVMVNRFWQHHFGRGIVRSTDNFGQLGNQPTHPKLLDWLALEFVDSGWSMKKMHKLIMMSHTYQMSSAGTAEGLAKDPANDLMWRHDMRRLSAEEIYDSLLVANGTFNDKMYGPSYYPKVSDEVKAGQSQPGSGWHDSSEEERDRRAIYIFVKRSLIPPMLANYDFPETDALCPERFATTQPAQALGMLNGAFLNEQAKEFGDVLRKVAPGDVRQQVALSIEKGLGRAATEADIQSGEQLIAKLKEKHSLSDDRALDLYCLMVLNLNEFIFID